GACCTACATCCGCTGGGAAAGTCTCGCTATGCTCATCTCGCTCTTCACTTTCTATCTTTATCAGGGACTGTATTGTGCGTTGAGCTAACAAGAAATCATCAATCAAAAAATTTATACATAGGCTTCCTATAACTTGACCAGCTTTATCGCGAATGAAGATTGAAGAGCATTTTAGAGTTTTTCCGTCGGGTAGCACTATCTTATATCCTACTAAGTCTTTATCCATATTGTTCTGAAGCTGCCTTAACCCTAAGTCTGTAACAGATCCGCCGACTTCTCTACCGGTGATATTGCCTTCAATAGCGACAATAGAGTGGTCTATATCGGAGAAGTCATGCAATACCAGTTCATAGCAGGAGCCTAAGGCGTTTGCTAGAGATGGTAGGATATTCATGATGGCCCTAATTTCTTCCTTCATAATTGTCAATCACACCCTTTCCCTATATTTTTACGATAATTATTAGACCTAGAATAATATTCTAGGTAACTATATTCTACATATGATAATAAATTCCTTCTAGGGATAATAATTTTTGTCCAAGTGTTTCTGTTATGGCGCTCCTGGGAGACATTATCTAAACCTCGCCATGACTACCTCATGACTACCTATGGAGAGTACAATCGCAACAGTATTGTGGCAGGTGGAAATACGCGGGGGGGGGATATGCGCTGAAAGCTTTGACACCCTTTTCTCTCGTACGAGCGTTTCTTGTGTTTCAACGCGGGTACAATGTAAAGACCGGATACAAAAATGCCACCAACGGGTCAAGAAGAAACTCCGTACAAGTAGTAGACAAAAGAGCCTTACAGCAAAGTAACCTGGAAATTTTACTAATATACAAGGTAGCGATGAACACAAAGCCGGGCTCAAAATGAGTTCGGCGAAGAGACAGGTCATGTTAAGGCTAGTAAATATTAACATGGGTGCCTTGTCTTTAGATCTTTATGCACACTTTTTAAGGATAGGGGCTAACTATAACATT
This genomic stretch from Bacillota bacterium harbors:
- a CDS encoding transcriptional regulator; the protein is MKEEIRAIMNILPSLANALGSCYELVLHDFSDIDHSIVAIEGNITGREVGGSVTDLGLRQLQNNMDKDLVGYKIVLPDGKTLKCSSIFIRDKAGQVIGSLCINFLIDDFLLAQRTIQSLIKIESEERDEHSETFPADVGQLVNLVIKNALDSVNKPVTFMNKEDKLSIVKECHDRGLFLVRGGVDEAANALSLSRATVYSYLEEIRNQA